TTATACCGCTGGGGAAAGTTGCGAGCCAGCTTCGCCGCTTCCCGCGCATTATCCGCGTTTACATAATATCCTACCGCGCTAACCTTATATCCTAAGAATACTATAATATTCCAAATATATAGTATTGCGGCTATCTCACAAGCTACTCCTAACCCTTCATTTATTGTTTGAGATATGTTCATTACCCCAGCAAAAATTTCCAATATTTTTTCGGCATCAGCACGTTTAAATCCATAGGCACTTTCTATTAAATCAAAGGGATTACTCTGGTTTCCTACGATAAATCCTACAGGAACATCATCTGGTAAGCGAGGTATTTTTTCAGCCGGTTTATCCACCACCCACACGGTTTTGTATATGGGAATAGTTATCCACTCTATGGTAAAGCGGAACCAGCCTGTCACTTTTATTACAGGAACAGTGATTCGCCCAACCTCTACCTTTGCCCAATGGCCTTGCTCTGGAATAATACCAGGACTGATACGATCTTTTAGATACGTACTATTGGGCATAAAATCAGCAAGTACCGCATCACTCACCATTGAACTATCCCCAGGATTGCTCGATATCATATGTGAAATAAAAGCTCGAGAATCACTTCCACCGAAAACCTTTTCTTTTAAAATCGCGTCACTAATAGCAGGACCTGCTAAGCTAAGATACGGAATAGGAACAATACTTGCTGCACCTTTACCAAAAATATCGTAAAAATTTTTGATTCGTCGTGTAAGATCGTCTTTGCCACGCACAAGGGGAGTAAATCCCCGTACGGGACCACCAATGGCTATGATGGCTTTTACCTTATCTCCTTCGCCCTTTTCTTTAAGATAATTCCCATACCCTAGGGCTTTGTAAGCTCCCTGGCTGTGACCAATAACTACCTGTGAACCAAGGCTTGCAAAGGCCCGGTATGCATCGCTTAATTGTTCTTCCATCGCCTGGATACCCGTATTTTTCTGTACACCACCAATGGAGTACTCAGTTCTGATACCAGGAAAGAAAATTCCCTTAACGGTTTCCGCACAAAGATTTCCACCAAGGCTTATTAATAATATACAGGCTATAATTTTATCTTTCATGTTTGGCCCCCTTTAGAAAACTTTAAAAAGCATGTCCGGTACTGTATTGAGTTGGATAGATTCATACACGGTAATGTTTGTTTCCGTGTAATCGGGGTCAGAAGGATCCCCTTCCATAGCCACATCCATAGGAATGGCAAGACCCTCTGCTATAAGCTTGTTTGCCTCAGATACAGAGATAATTGGGGCACTTTCAGTGTTCAAGGGTTTTACAGAAGAATCGCTCGTATCAATAGTGTATGGTTTATCAATATGCCGTTCTTCCACTTTACCAATCAAAATAGGAACACCATCTTTTTCAGTATAAATATTTGTTTCCTTTATAGTGAGCACCGTACCATCTTCTTCTCTGGTGACCATTTCAGTTCCTGCTACAGTTCCCATTGTCTCATCCAGGTATACTCGTAATGACTGGATGCTTTTGCCCTGCGGCAGAGCATAGCGGGATAAAATATTTGAAGAAATGGTAATTGCCCACAATCTTCCGTTATCAGCACTCTGAACATCACATTGCAATTCCTTGAATTTCATACGAAGAGAAGAAATGTCTAACTTCTGAAAAAGGCTAACTGGTTTTTGATTGATCATACGTCCTACATCTTGCATCTCCGTTGGTACAGGACCACGATGTAGTACCTTGTTGGTAGTGGGATCTAAAAGGATAAGCTCTTTCCCATTACTTACAAAGGTTCGTGCTGCAATCTTGTTTTCCGTGTCAGCGGGAAAATCAATCCTTGTGTAGAGTTCACCATCAATTAATTTTGTTGCTAGTCGATATTGAGAAACAAGGCGGTTCGAATATGGCTTACGATCAACACTCGAATATACTTTTACTTCTGCTTGAAAAGATTCTATTCCCCCACTTGCACTTTCTTGCATAATGATTGCAGGTGCGTGGGTAATACCGTTACTTTCTCTTGGCTTGTTGGCTACAGTTCCAACGGAACAGGCCCCCAGAAGAACCAGGGTTAGGGTTATCCCCCCCCCGATAAAACACTTTACATTTTACTTTTCTTGAAGACTTTTGCATATATACCTCCCTTTACTTAGAAGTATAAAACTATTCTTTTGCACAAATTTCCATCTGTCAAGTATGAAAAACAAAATTTGTAAAAACTATTTCAAAAATCCTAAATATGGACAGGTTCTCCCAATCATAAAAAGAGAGGTTTATTTTTCACGGACCTACCCTATTTAAAGGAAAATCTTTTTATAGGTCTTTCCCTCTCAGGGCGCCACAATTAACAATTAAGAAAACTCTCTTAAAGGGAACCTCATTAACGGGGCTATTTACAGATAGGACTTTTCTAAAAAATAGATTTTTGAGGGGACCCCACCCACGAAGCCCCCAAAAAAAGGTAGTACAACCCTTTTTATGTTACTTCCACACAAGCCAGATAAATAGGCTTGTGGCTCCCGTGGTAAGGAGGGTAAAAGGAAGCCCTACGGAAAGCCAATCGAAGAAGCCCATTTTTACCCCCTCCTTTTTCAGGATACCTACGGAAACCACGTTCGCTGAGGCCCCAAAGGGGGTAAGGTTCCCTCCCAAACAGGAACCGATAAGAAGGCCAAACATATACAGCTCTGGCCGCAGGTTAAGCGCCCGCGCCAGGGTTGCCGCCACCGGCAACATCACCACAATGTAGGGCACATTATCCACAAAACCAGAAATCAGGGTAGAAACCCCTACAATAGCAAGGAAGCCCAGCAACACGTTGTCCCCTATCCAGCCCTGCAAGATTCGCGCAAAGGTATCCAGCAATCCCACCTTGGTTACTCCCCCCACCACAATAAAAATGCCGATCAAAAAGAGGGTCGTATCCCAGTCCAATTCTCGAATCATCTTCAGGGTGGTTTCCCGGCTTTCCTTACACACCAGGCGGTACCACAGAATCCCCACCAGGGCAAGTCCCACCACGATAAGCCCGGAGAGCAGCGAAACGCCGGAATGCAAGAAAGAAGCCGCCGCAAGCCCCAGAATCATCAGCACCAGCAGGATCGTGGGGACATACGATTTAACCGGTTCCTTTTCTATTTCTACTTTCTGAGCCCCCGCCTTTATAAAATAGAAATAAAGGTACAGGGCCCCCACAATCATTCCCACCTGGACAGCAAAGAAAATAGAAGGCTTACCTTGATAAAAGAAGAAGTCATTAAAACTATAGTGGGCATAGTCAGCAAAAATCATGGAGGGAGGGTCCCCCACGAGGGTCGCCGTTCCCTGAAGGTTCGCCATGATGGCAAGGCCAATCATAAAATACTTGGGGGTCATGTTGAGCTTTTTGGAAAGGGCCAGGGCGATGGGTGCCATCACCAGCACCGTCGCCACGTTTTCTACAAAGGCAGAAATAAAACCGGTCATCATCAAAATGGCCACGATGGCAAGCCCCACATTCGGAGAAGCGTCGATGAGGGTATCGGCGATGCGGGCGGGAACCCGGGAATAAATGAAGAGTTCCGCAATGACAAGGCTCCCCACAAAAATCATGAGGACGTTCCAGTTGACCATTTTCGTAAAGGCCTCCTGGGGAGACACCACCCCCAGGGCCATCATGATAAGGGCCGCCGCCATTGCAATAAAGGCCTTCTTCTCCGAAAAAACAATGATCAACCCATACATAAGTATGGTGATCCCTAAAACCAGGTACTGCATGTTTTTCTCCCTCGCTATCGTTATTTCCAAAATAACCACACAAAAAGGGCTGCCCCGCCGGTGGTAATAAGCGTAAAGGGCAGACCTATCTTAAGCCACTGAAAGAACGAAAGGGATATGCCCTCTCGTTTAAGGATCCCCACCGATACCACGTTGGCCGAGGCTCCAAAGGGGGTTATGTTTCCCCCCATACAGGAACCAATCAGGAGACCAAACATGTACAGTTCCGGTCGCAGAGAAAGGGTTTTAGCAAGCCTATCGGCCACCGGT
The nucleotide sequence above comes from Treponema sp. J25. Encoded proteins:
- a CDS encoding SLC13 family permease, encoding MQYLVLGITILMYGLIIVFSEKKAFIAMAAALIMMALGVVSPQEAFTKMVNWNVLMIFVGSLVIAELFIYSRVPARIADTLIDASPNVGLAIVAILMMTGFISAFVENVATVLVMAPIALALSKKLNMTPKYFMIGLAIMANLQGTATLVGDPPSMIFADYAHYSFNDFFFYQGKPSIFFAVQVGMIVGALYLYFYFIKAGAQKVEIEKEPVKSYVPTILLVLMILGLAAASFLHSGVSLLSGLIVVGLALVGILWYRLVCKESRETTLKMIRELDWDTTLFLIGIFIVVGGVTKVGLLDTFARILQGWIGDNVLLGFLAIVGVSTLISGFVDNVPYIVVMLPVAATLARALNLRPELYMFGLLIGSCLGGNLTPFGASANVVSVGILKKEGVKMGFFDWLSVGLPFTLLTTGATSLFIWLVWK